From the Trifolium pratense cultivar HEN17-A07 linkage group LG4, ARS_RC_1.1, whole genome shotgun sequence genome, the window CAACACGATGGTTTTTGAACAAAGCATCCAATATAGAACAGTAAGTCACCACATTAGGGATAATTTTGCTATGATGCATTTCATTGACAAGCTCCAAAGCCTTTTCAATTCTTCCCGATTtacacaaaccatcaataagtgaACTGTAAGTCACCAAATCAGGGATAATTTTGCTACGATGCATTTCATTGACAAGCTCCAAAGCCTTTTTGATTCTTTCCGATTtacacaaaccatcaataagtgaATTGTAAGTCACCACATTAAGGATAATTTTGCTACGATGCATTTCAATGACAAGCTCCAAAGCCTTTTTGATTCTTCCCGATTtacacaaaccatcaataagtgaATTGTAAGTCACCACATcaggaataatttttttacgaTGCATTTCATTGACAAGCTCCAAAGCCTTTTTGATTCTTCCCGATTtacacaaaccatcaataagtgaATTGTAAGTCACCACATTAGGGATAATTTTGCTATGATGCATTTCATTGACAAGCTCCAAAGCCTTTTTGATTCCTCCCGATTtacacaaaccatcaataagtgaACTGTAAGTCACCAAATCAGGGATAATTTTGCTACGATGCATTTCATTGACAAGCTCCAAAGCCTTTTTGATTCTTCCCGATTtacacaaaccatcaataagtgaATTGTAAGTCACCACATcaggaataatttttttatgatgcaTTTCATCGACAAGCTCCAAAGCCTTTTCGATTCTTCCCGATTTACACAAACCATTAATAAGTGAATTGTAAGTCACCACATcaggaataatttttttatgatgcaTTTCATTGACAAGCTCCAAAGCCTTTTCGATTCTTCCCGATTtacacaaaccatcaataagtgaATTGTAAGTCACCACATTCGGAATAATCATTCTACGACGCATTTCATTGAACAGATTCACGGCTTCATCTACCATTTTAAACTTACAAAATCCATTAATCAAGGCATTGTAGCTCCAAGCATTAGGAGGCACTCCATTCTTAGCCATAGTGTTGAGTATATCTTTAGCTTTGTTCATTTCTCCAACTTTACATAACCCATGAATCAAAGTTGTGTAGTTAGCTTCATCCAATTGAAATCTGTGTGTAACCAACTTGTGATGAAAGTTCAATGCTTTATCGATCTCACCTTTGAGACAAAGACCTTTGATGAGTGTATTAAAGGTTATGACGTCTGGGTGATAACCCTTTTTGAGAATAGTGGCAAATACAGCAAATGAAAGAGAAATTTGACCCAATTCAGAAAAACAATTTATCAAGATCTTGAAAGTGACAAAGTCTGAGTAAATTTCGTTTAATTCCATCTTTTGATGAAGTGAAATAACAGTTGAGTAGTGTTTGAGCTTGGCAAGGGAAGTTAAGATTTTGTTAAATTCGATTGTCTCTGGTGTAGGCTTGTTCTGACGGAGCAATTGATTGAATGTGGAAATGAGAGTAGTGTGGTCTTGATGATGAAATTTAGAGTCTAGCtttgttcttgttgttgatTTAGTTGAAGGAATGAAATTAGGTTTTGAAAGTTGTTGAAATTTGGGAGTTTCTGGAAAATTACAAGTGATGATTGAAAATGACATTGTTGTGGTTTGGTTGAAGGAGAGATGATAGCAGTATCGATTTGTGGTACGGAATGGAATTGAGagtatgaagaagaagaaaggggATTTTAGGGTTTGAAAATTGGAAATGGAAGGAGACCTGTGAAGTTTTATACTTCAAATGGCGAACTATCTTTCGATGTTTTCCGATACCTACTCGATATATCTTTCGATGTTTTCTGATacacgtatcggagaagtatcagtcattaatactccctccggtccttttataaggaacacttggggcaaaaaatttggtcctttttataagaaactttgaccaattttcaaatgttttaaatgttcaatttcacttatgcccttatttattatgagagagaatttaaaaataattaagttagttgaataaagagtaattaaataagggtatacatggaataaatttaaatttataagagtattaaatgaaaataactatgttaaatgtgcttcattggtctgtgtgatttttttaaagtgttccttataaaaagtaccggatggagtattatttaaaatatatatatatatatatatatatatatatatatatatatatatatatatagggaaatGAAAGTTGGTTACAAATGAAAGTGGTGCCTCCTCCTCTAAACAAATTCCCTTTTTATAGGGAAATATGGAACACTATTTGTTCCGGTAAAAGGTGCTTCTTACCTAAAGCAACCAGTAAATAAaagcaacaaaaataataatacaatcaAACGACAAAAGTTAATAATGCCGGGTACACTGAGGGCCCCATCGACACAATTATTAACTttgaaacagaaaaagaaaattataacataaaacaaacaaCTTTTATAAAGTAGTGTATATTTCTCTGCAGCATCATTTGCTACTTTGAAATTTTCTTTGCAGCATCATTTGCTACTTTGACATTTTTCTTAACGGGAGAAAATTAACCACGTGTCCTCTTCCCTTGAGCCACGCCTTCTATGAGACTGTCCCAGAAATCTTCTGGAGTGGGAGATTGAGATTCTCCTGCTAGGATGTCCATTGAACCCTGAGAAGATGTCGACATTGTATCTTCTTTGCATGAAGGAAATGTCTTCAAAAACTGGGATTTCATATGATCAAGAGTCCTGATCATAATCTCGTCTTCAGATTCATTGGgatatttcttttgaaaatagcTCTTCATTTGATCTAGAGAGAATTGAGTAGCCTCTTGACCACCTTTCTTGGATTTATCTTCCTGAATTGAATTATTAATACTGCTAACAATATTTTGAATATCTTCTGGGGACATTTTATTCCACCATTTAAAGAAAAAGTTTCTTTCTAGGATCGGAATATTAAACCGATCTTTTGAAATCTTCAAAGACCACCTCCAAATCCATGGAATTTGGAATTTTATAAAGAATAAAGCTGGACATTGTCCTGTAATTAAATTATCTGAAGCGATCTTTAAAATTAAAGGACTATTATCACACCAAGAATTATAAAGCTCTAATAATTCCTTTGGTAAAATTTCTAGAGAAGGACCAAATTTGATCCACCACTCAAAAAACCAATTTGGTATTTCAGAAGCCAAAATATTTGGGTTGATTGAGAAAAACCAAGAATGTTTATTCTTTGGATTCTGGTAATAGAATACCTGTGTAAAAGCTTGGACATAGTcccaataattaaaatatatatattttccttcGGCTACTTTAATAGCTTTTTCTCCATTTGGGTTAAATCCCCATTCTCTTGGGAGTAAGATCTTATTAATATGgcattttgaaaaatttataaaattttctgGGTTATTACCTTGATAATAATGAGTTATAGTTACAGATTCTGTAACATTTAATAGAATTTCTAAATTCGGTCTTGATTTTCCAAAAAGACCTGGATATCCTCTTGAATCTagatattttgtttttactgACCAACCATTATTATTGGCTTGGGTTATATCATCATGTTCAACATACATAATTTTTTCTGTGACaggattttcaaaatattctgAAACCTGTTCTGGATTATTAATCACAGTATCCTTataagttattaacttattttgctcatttgaatttgaagaagatgcttcttcttttttggatgtttgcttatttttattataagcaATTGTGGTCCAATCCCCTATTAGAGGGATGTTAGATTCTTGCAAAGGCACTATGCCTCTGCTATGTCTCCCTCGGCCACGACCTCTTCCCCCGTAGGGGCCTGACATCTTAGTCGCCCTGCAAAAATTCACGTGTAAGATAATCAGCTAGAGAATTATTTTCTCCTTTAATGTAttgaatatcaaaatcaaaagcAGATAATTGGGCTTGCCATCCTGCAAAAATTTGTTTTGCAACTAGATTTTTAACATCCTTTTCAATTATTGACTTAGCTGAACTACAATCAATCCTGAGTAAAAACTTTTGATTTAAAAGGTCACTTTGGAATTTAGAAATGCATTTTATAATGGATagcatttctttttttatagttgaatattttttcTGAGTGTCATTCCATTTTCCAGAGGTAAATCTAATAAGGACTTCTTTTGAAGTTTCGGGTATAACCTGTTTCAGGATACCTCCATATCCTAAATTGGAGGCATCAGTCTCAACAATCTTAAAATATTTAGGATTAGCTAAGGATAAGCAAGGCAAACATTTAACTTTagcttttatgtttttaactGCCTGGGTATGATTCTCAGTCCAAGGGCCAAGTTTATTTTTAAGCCTGTTATAAAGAATAGCGGTATCCTCTGCTAGATTTTTATAATAGTCTGAAATATAATTCAAACTTCCCAAAAATC encodes:
- the LOC123921139 gene encoding pentatricopeptide repeat-containing protein At1g63330-like produces the protein MSFSIITCNFPETPKFQQLSKPNFIPSTKSTTRTKLDSKFHHQDHTTLISTFNQLLRQNKPTPETIEFNKILTSLAKLKHYSTVISLHQKMELNEIYSDFVTFKILINCFSELGQISLSFAVFATILKKGYHPDVITFNTLIKGLCLKGEIDKALNFHHKLVTHRFQLDEANYTTLIHGLCKVGEMNKAKDILNTMAKNGVPPNAWSYNALINGFCKFKMVDEAVNLFNEMRRRMIIPNVVTYNSLIDGLCKSGRIEKALELVNEMHHKKIIPDVVTYNSLINGLCKSGRIEKALELVDEMHHKKIIPDVVTYNSLIDGLCKSGRIKKALELVNEMHRSKIIPDLVTYSSLIDGLCKSGGIKKALELVNEMHHSKIIPNVVTYNSLIDGLCKSGRIKKALELVNEMHRKKIIPDVVTYNSLIDGLCKSGRIKKALELVIEMHRSKIILNVVTYNSLIDGLCKSERIKKALELVNEMHRSKIIPDLVTYSSLIDGLCKSGRIEKALELVNEMHHSKIIPNVVTYCSILDALFKNHRVDEAIALLTKIIEKGIQPDLHTYTILIHGLCINGRLEDARKVYETIIRSLFEKGENDKAEKLLREMIERGLLYNQN